In the Quercus lobata isolate SW786 chromosome 5, ValleyOak3.0 Primary Assembly, whole genome shotgun sequence genome, one interval contains:
- the LOC115989763 gene encoding WPP domain-associated protein-like, which produces MEDGRDMDATVALCRDGLGQHVDNSQVSEILKIMGSYFQDIDDRLTISRMVSDSVIKGTVDAVEQEAEEKIAQKELEVEKLKHMLHLNHVGADENESLGSALTHHESKSTSHHRMYCNCPDAFVEHDRMKESLGSLRNVAKEQFKKLKKAIDGVRGCSSIRRINSGSEQLGLDGILREKAPERWIDVDEILEILNATFDTVHEQVEDMFELSRESLCSWQQEQEFKAEIEGMVIKNCIWSLQEGFEERLWDQNVQFGGNENVNWLEKINDISSLRQELDAISKSLSIHESRPLTSLRSLQISGEWSNDKKADRFRSKSLSNSVSSSTLIWEGNGKHEDSNGNIPENSHPAKLKQMSKKKKQMSKDELITEMTNIRQIREILHMKERGSASPLKKDNALDILKRKIPYFISKLDGILVENKMLCAFSENAENLGSLKDRLESLLSENRRLRDLLADKKKEVTCLLAQVSDAADKLSQRQLMEAKLLCAIEDAQIKALICEDVYKCVLRGLIGQIKCVTEESDLKCNIVREIYEILLNEAAYLAKPRSNSNIEDSDIESITMQGLCGIIFKEALKDAEEKVSNLNMKYTDEKKIRVTLEMEALEKEEVLRLELVDKKKLKQEIRSLEESIEEKEKLAQETTVALANEKVRSELACQELDNLRNQKIKALEQIETYKAEICELNQKLELRMNELTEVDEERRMIHAFAQEKQNALSLVNNKEREHQKQMELLVALAQGLSNAVAGFERRVTENISNISLRLESLLSENRQLRDLLADKKKEVTCLLAQLSDAADKMSQRQLFESKHKEDASATHPILLDEREFEAEPELMSIHHPTAEEISASMGTSMEGFFDRASVVFEATASATLAVAQGVLAETLIPSTEPEPIDEGTHTKRVGETALIPAETLTPQEGAIPHVAAQTEIASLATPLVVSTSDPFAALSQAVKDGFSLVVTPSSFPSSATRGPDADLSSEGSEDILEDSDDEPTMKKMISDSNDKESADHEAEFMETSDFDDEESADHEVEFMETFEEPGVSADIAMPTAISLTTLTVPVSAIPTTLVSAILSAPTSAIPTAPILIGPGPIPTAPPQFEVGSSSATVSDSMSEATVFFTRFYQPEVNDLDPTDFWGSGPPYIDFHGFRVPEDCASHLEAVYSSRGDFMQGFRLGRSAREHFLKLLGSVMNDIEHNFVDTVSTERILQWRAAIQELVSVGFVVEFILDHLREIARAFFMKKVQPAVDAIDTRIEALRKEVADLEGRRECLLSSIGGSSRFGDQPLISGLH; this is translated from the exons ATGGAGGACGGAAGGGATATGGATGCTACTGTGGCTCTGTGCCGTGATGGGTTGGGGCAGCATGTTGATAACTCTCAAGTAAGTGAGATCCTTAAGATAATGGGCTCATATTTTCAAGATATCGATGATCGGTTGACTATTTCTAGGATGGTGAGTGACTCTGTCATAAAGGGCACGGTTGATGCAGTTGAACAAGAAGCAGAGGAGAAAATTGCCCAGAAAGAGTTGGAGGTGGAAAAATTGAAGCATATGCTACATCTTAACCATGTGGGTGCAGATGAAAATGAATCTTTGGGATCTGCTTTGACACACCATGAGTCCAAAAGCACAAGTCACCACAGGATGTATTGCAACTGTCCAGATGCTTTTGTAGAGCACGATAGAATGAAAGAATCTTTGGGGAGCCTTAGAAATGTGGCTAAAGAGCAGTTCAAGAAGCTCAAGAAGGCAATTGATGGCGTAAGAGGGTGTAGTTCTATTAGGAGGATTAATTCTGGTTCTGAACAGCTGGGATTGGATGGTATTCTTCGGGAGAAGGCACCCGAAAGATGGATTGATGTGGATGAAATTCTTGAAATTCTAAATGCTACTTTTGACACAGTTCATGAACAAGTGGAAGATATGTTTGAGTTGTCTAGGGAATCACTCTGTTCATGGCAACAAGAGCAAGAGTTTAAAGCAGAAATTGAAGGTATGGTAATTAAGAATTGCATTTGGAGTCTTCAAGAAGGGTTTGAAGAAAGACTTTGGGATCAAAATGTGCAATTTGGTGGTAATGAAAATGTGAATTGGCTTGAAAAGATTAATGATATCTCAAGTTTACGGCAGGAATTGGATGCCATTTCAAAATCACTGTCTATTCATGAAAGTCGGCCACTAACTTCTCTGAGGTCCTTACAGATTAGTGGGGAGTGGAGTAATGATAAAAAAGCTGATCGTTTCCGCAGCAAAAGCTTAAGCAATAGTGTTTCATCGTCCACTTTGATTTGGGAAGGAAATGGCAAACATGAAGATTCAAATGGTAATATCCCAGAAAATTCACATCCTGCCAAACTAAAgcaaatgtcaaaaaaaaaaaagcaaatgtCAAAAGATGAATTGATCACTGAGATGACCAACATTAGACAGATACGGGAAATACTGCATATGAAGGAAAGGGGATCTGCTTCACCTTTGAAGAAGGATAATGCGCTTGACatattaaagagaaaaattcCCTATTTCATTTCAAAGTTGGATGGAATTCTTGTGGAAAATAAGATGCTATGTGCATTTAGTGAAAATGCTGAAAATCTTGGCAGTTTGAAGGACAGACTGGAATCCCTTCTTTCAGAAAATCGCCGGCTTAGAGACTTGCTTGCAGATAAGAAAAAGGAAGTCACATGCCTTTTAGCACAAGTTTCTGATGCTGCAGATAAACTGTCTCAGCGCCAACTAATGGAGGCAAAGTTATTGTGTGCTATAGAAGATGCACAAATTAAAGCTTTAATTTGTGAAGATGTTTATAAATGTGTTCTCAGGGGGTTAATTGGCCAAATTAAATGTGTCACCGAGGAGTCAGATTTGAAGTGTAACATCGTGCGagaaatttatgaaattttattaaatgaagCTGCTTATCTTGCTAAACCTAGAAGCAACTCCAATATTGAAGATTCTGATATAGAGTCCATTACCATGCAAGGGCTGTGTGGGATTATATTTAAAGAAGCCCTGAAAGATGCTGAAGAGAAAGTAAGTAACTTGAACATGAAATATactgatgaaaaaaaaattcgagtTACCCTGGAAATGGAGGCactagaaaaagaagaagtcttAAGATTGGAGCTTGTGGATAAGAAAAAACTAAAGCAAGAGATACGCTCACTGGAAGAATCGATTGAAGAAAAGGAGAAGTTAGCGCAGGAAACAACAGTTGCATTGGCAAATGAGAAAGTGAGATCTGAGTTAGCTTGTCAAGAGCTTGATAATTTACGGAATCAAAAGATTAAGGCATTAGAGCAAATTGAAACATATAAGGCGGAGATATGTGAGTTAAATCAGAAGCTTGAACTAAGAATGAATGAGTTGACGGAAGTTGATGAAGAGAGAAGAATGATTCATGCTTTTGCACAAGAGAAGCAGAATGCGTTGTCATTGGTCAACAATAAAGAGAGGGAGCATCAGAAGCAAATGGAATTATTAGTTGCTCTCGCACAGGGATTGTCAAATGCGGTTGCTGGGTTTGAACGTAGAGTAACagaaaatatatcaaatataagTTTGAG ACTGGAATCCCTTCTTTCAGAAAATCGCCAGCTTAGAGACTTGCTTGCAGATAAGAAAAAGGAAGTCACATGCCTTTTAGCACAACTTTCTGATGCTGCAGATAAAATGTCTCAACGCCAACTATTTGAG tCTAAGCACAAGGAGGATGCGTCTGCCACCCATCCTATATTACTTGATGAGCGCGAGTTTGAG GCCGAGCCCGAGCTTATGTCCATACATCACCCCACGGCTGAGGAGATTTCTGCCTCCATGGGCACATCCATGGAAGGTTTCTTTGATAGGGCTAGCGTGGTGTTTGAGGCCACGGCTTCTGCCACTCTTGCTGTTGCACAGGGGGTTCTTGCTGAGACTCTTATCCCTTCAACTGAGCCGGAACCCATAGATGAAGGTACTCATACTAAAAGGGTTGGTGAGACTGCTCTCATTCCTGCTGAGACACTTACTCCCCAAGAGGGGGCCATTCCTCATGTTGCTGCTCAAACCGAGATTGCCTCTCTTGCCACACCTCTCGTTGTCTCTACCAGTGATCCTTTCGCGGCTCTATCTCAGGCTGTGAAGGATGGCTTTTCTTTGGTGGTTACCCCTTCTTCCTTCCCTAGCTCTGCTACACGTGGGCCTGATGCAGACTTGTCCTCTGAGGGATCTGAGGATATTCTTGAGGATTCTGATGATGAACCCACCATGAAGAAAATGATTTCTGATTCTAATGACAAGGAAAGTGCTGACCACGAGGCCGAGTTCATGG AGACTTCTGATTTTGATGACGAGGAGAGTGCTGACCACGAGGTCGAGTTTATGG AGACTTTTGAGGAACCAGGAGTTTCAGCAGACATAGCGATGCCTACAGCCATTTCTCTTACCACACTTACAGTGCCTGTTTCTGCCATTCCCACAACACTAGTTTCTGCAATACTCTCTGCACCTACTTCTGCTATTCCCACAGCCCCCATTCTTATAGGTCCCG GTCCGATTCCCACTGCCCCTCCTCAGTTTGAGGTGGGCAGTAGTTCTGCCACAGTTTCGGATTCTATGAGTGAAGCAACAGTCTTCTTTACTCGTTTTTATCAGCCTGAGGTTAATGACCTCGATCCTACGGACTTCTGGGGTTCTGGGCCTCCCTATATTGACTTCCATGGCTTTAGAGTTCCTGAGGATTGTGCTTCTCATTTGGAGGCGGTCTATAGCAGCCGCGGTGACTTTATGCAAGGATTCCGCCTTGGCCGTTCTGCTAGAGAACACTTTTTGAAGCTGTTGGGGAGCGTGATGAATGACATTGAACATAACTTTGTTGACACTGTTTCCACCGAGAGGATCCTACAGTGGAGGGCTGCGATACAAGAGCTTGTTAGCGTGGGCTTTGTTGTGGAGTTCATTTTGGACCATCTTCGTGAGATTGCCCGAGCCTTCTTCATGAAGAAGGTTCAACCTGCTGTTGATGCTATTGATACACGCATCGAGGCTTTGAGGAAAGAGGTGGCAGACTTGGAGGGTCGTCGTGAGTGCCTTCTttctagtattggtggatccAGCCGTTTTGGAGATCAGCCTCTTATTTCTGGGCTTCATTGA
- the LOC115990901 gene encoding caffeoylshikimate esterase-like, translating into MACVWPEATSTVRYQDSWDYDLPASVTPLNPVPDASESSPYGDLTREEFYKNHQILHKESFMLNQQNMKICTQSWRPNSTLQLKGLVAMLHGYNSESSWLFELTAVAIAKAGFLVCAIDLQGHGYSDGLPGHIPNIEPIVCDCVQFFDSIKVDHPKLLRFIYGESLGGAIAILPTWPLEKLLPVAAFLAPTWKIVISKPLASKSYKEEWKRKLVVKNPNHKASWEAANGDCIGIVESF; encoded by the exons ATGG CTTGTGTTTGGCCTGAAGCCACATCAACTGTTAGGTACCAGGATAGTTGGGATTATGATTTGCCGGCT TCAGTTACTCCTTTAAACCCTGTACCCGATGCTAGTGAAAGCAGCCCTTATGGAGACCTTACAAGAGAAGAATTTTACAAAAATCACCAAATTCTCCACAAAGAGAGCTTCATGCTAAACCAACAAAACATGAAAATCTGCACCCAATCATGGAGACCCAATTCCACCCTCCAACTCAAAGGCCTAGTGGCCATGTTACATGGCTACAACTCTGAAAGCAGCTGGCTCTTTGAGCTAACTGCCGTGGCCATAGCCAAAGCTGGATTCCTTGTTTGTGCAATAGACCTCCAAGGCCATGGCTATTCAGACGGCTTACCTGGTCACATCCCCAACATTGAGCCCATTGTATGTGATTGCGTACAATTCTTTGACTCTATTAAAGTTGACCACCCTAAGCTTCTACGTTTCATTTATGGTGAATCACTTGGTGGTGCCATTGCTATTCTT CCCACATGGCCCTTAGAAAAACTACTTCCTGTGGCTGCATTCTTAGCACCCACATGGAAAATAGTGATCTCAAAGCCTCTAGCTAGTAAATCATACAAGGAGGAGTGGAAGAGGAAATTAGTTGTGAAAAATCCAAACCATAAGGCTTCATGGGAAGCCGCCAATGGCGACTGCATTGGAATTGTTGAGAGTTTCTGA